TTAAAGTTAATAGTGCCATTTTTAAAGGCTTATGGCGCAACAAACAAGAATATTATCGATTTTTCCATCGAAAATGTACATTTAATACCTGGTGCAGAGGAAACCCTTAAATTTGTAAACTCAATAATGCCCTCATTTATTGTGAGCACCAGTTATGACCATTATATATTGGCACTTTGTAATAAAACCGGATTTCCCTATGACAACACCTATTCAACCAAACTTGACATGGACTATAAAGATATTGAACCAAAGGAAATTGAACTAATCAGGGAATATAGGAAAGCAATTGTTGATAATCCTGAATTTGAACTCTTGGATAAGATTTTCTGGAAGAGAATACCCGAACTTAAAGTAGCTGCACTGATGGATATTGTTAAACCAACAGGTGGTGAAGGTAAAAAGGAAGCTGTTCAGGATATAATCAGCAGATACAAATTAAAAGCTAAGGATCTGTTCTATATAGGAGATAGCATAACAGATGTTCAACCACTTAGATTTGCCAATGATAACGGAGGAATATCAGTATCCTTCAATGGAAATGAATATGCCCTTAAAGAAGCTGAAATTGCTGTGATGGCTGAAAATACCACAATAACTTCTGTACTTGCCGATATATTCAACAGATATGGTACAGATAATGTATTTGAATTTGTTGTTAGTTATAATGAAGATCCTAAAAAAGCACTTGAATCTAGATTTGTAAATCAGTCCCTTGCAAATAAATTAATGGTATCCCAACTGCCACAAGTTAAGATAATAACATGTCATGATATTGAAAGTATAATTGACAAGAGCTCCAAATTCCGTAAGAAATTGAGGGGAGAATCCATTGGAGGATTGGGATAAAATATAAAAAAAAGTCATACATCTTTAAATAAGATTACATTAAAAGTTTAAATTTGTTAAGAAATATTATAGTAACATCGTAATTATTAAAGAATCGATATATATTTGATTTGGATTTAAAATAATTTATTTAAGGGTTAATATAATTGGTTAGGGTATCATGAAAAAAACCACCGAAAATATCCATTTTAAAGTTGAAGACACCTATTGTGAGGCATTTAAGGGTGTTTGCTGCAGGGTCATAGTAACAGCCGAAGACCATGAAACTGTTAGAAGGGCAGCCTATGATGCAACATCCACACCCGGAACAGTGATTGGTAGGGTTGAAGGCGGTATTGAATCCTGGCTGGGAATGAATCAAACACCAGATGGAAGAAACGGTGCAATACTCCAATTTTGGTATAACACCGATGACATTGAAAAATTTGAATTGGAGTTATCCTACAGAATCAGACAGGACATACTAGTTAAACCATTCACAAGTCTGTTCGATGCATCGATTGATCCAGTTGGAAAGATTGGTACAATGAAGAATGTTGGACACTGTGGAGATGGATATGAATGGGAAGAAACATTATACGGGAGAGAAATGATTGTTGTACCCATTGCAATACCTGACTTTAAAATTGAAAGGGAATTTGGATACATGAAGGGTATAATGGGTGCAAATTTCTGGTATATGTGCAGTGAAAAAGAGACTGTAACAGAAGCTGGAAAAGCTGCTTTAAATGCAATAGAAGAGGTTAAAGGTGTTGTTGCACCTTTTGATATATGTTCTGCAGCTAGCAAACCCGAGACTAACTATCCATGGATTGGTCCAACAACCAACCATCCATATTGTCCATCTCTTAAAAGTGTGTTAAATGAAGTTTCACAGGTTCCAGAAAATGTTAACTATATTCCTGAAATAGTTTTAAATGGATTAAACCAGAAAGTTCTAGAAGAAGGCATGAAAGTAGGTATTGAGGCTGTAATTGATTTTGATGATGTTTCACTTGTTTCAGCTGGAAATTATAATGGATTACTCGGGGAATACAAAATTGATCTAAGGAGTTTGTTTGAATGAAACTTGACGCAGTTGGATTTGGAGCGCTTAACATGGATAAACTCTTCCGAGTTAACAGAATTGCATATGAAGATGAAGAATCATATATAACAGGTTCTTCAGAGTCTTTTGGAGGTTCGGCAGCCAATACTGTTGTTGGTCTTTCAAGACTTGGAATGAAAACAGGTTTTATTGGGAAAGTTGGACCGGACAGAGAGGGAAGCCTACTTCATAACAACCTTAAAAATGAAAACATCGATACCAAGGGAGTTATTTTAACAGAAAATGGAAGAAGTGGAACAGTAAATGGTTATGTTGATGGTGAAGGTCAAAGAGCCCTCTACGTTGATCCCGGTGTTAATGATTGTATAGGAGAAAATGAAGTTGATAAAGACTACGTTGATTCAACTAAGGTTCTTCATATAACATCCTTTGTTGGGAACTTCAATGAAAAATCCATTGATACACAGAAAAATATTCTTAATGAAATATCATCCAAGGTATGTGTAAGTTTTGATCCTGGAAGACTCTACATTGAGAGGGGTGTTGAATTTTTGGATAAATTTTTTATGCACACAGATATCCTTCTAATCAATCAGGCAGAACTGAATCTTCTTACAACTGGAAAAATAGAATATTCTAGGATTTCAACTGGAATGACTGAAACCCAGTTAAATACCGATAAAATTCAAGCAGAATATGGAATAGAAATCGTTGCGGTTAAAATGGGAGATAATGGATCAATTGTAAGTTCAGAGGGAGAGTCTTATTTTACTGATGCCTTCGATGTTCCATGTCTTGATACAACAGGAGCTGGAGATGCCTTCAATGCAGGATTTCTTCATGGTTTTATCACTGGTGAAAGTTTAAAACAATCTGCAATTGAGGGTAACTATGTTGCTTCACGTTGTGTAACTGAACACGGTGCAACAGACGGCCTTCCAGACATTGCAAAGCTTGAAAATTTTATTAACAGAAACCAAATCCATTTTTCATAGAAATGAAAAAATTAGAATTAATAAATATGCATTTGCAAAACCATATGTAACATTTGAATAATAATAATTTTAATGTTGAATACTAACTTAAGATAATGATGGGATCAAATAATATTATCAAATTCAATTGAAATATTAAATTCCTTTAAACAAGGGAAAATATTTGGTAGGTTTATTTGTAATATGCTTTTTGGTTAAATTAAAAGATATAGGTGTGATTATGGATATAGTATTTAAAAAAAAGAAAGATGCACTGGTTAATGAAGTAGTTGCAAAGTCCTCAGATTTTGAACACAGTGTAGAAGATTTTAAAGCAGAAATTGAGAATTGTTCTCTTGGACAGAAATTTATAACCATCTCACCAGAATGTGTAAGGTGTAACCTATGTGTAGAAGAGTGTCCTGTAAATGCTATTGACAATGCAAAATTAACAAAACCTGCCAAAATACTTGAAAATTGTGTTAAATGTGAAATATGTGCACAGACATGTCCAGTTAATGCAGTTAAGGTGATTGAAAGTACGTCTGATCTAGATGAGGATGTAACTTACAAGCTCAACACAATGAAGGTACCGCATAGAACCCTTAGAATGGAGAAGATATGTGTAGATAAAGATAAATGTACTTCATGTGGTGATTGTGTTAAATTCTGCCCAACAGGTGCGATAAAGGTACCAGAGGGCGAAAAAGCTGTTGTTGATCTTGATGCATGTATCGGGTGTGGTGCATGTGCGAATGTATGTGGAGAAGATGCAGTTACAGTTATTAGAAGAATGGGAAATGTTTTCAAGACCAAGGACCTTGTGGTTGACGATGATGCATGTGTTGCCTGTGGTGTATGTGAAGAGAACTGTCCTGTTGATGCAATTAGATTAGAAGATGATAAGATTATTTTTTCAGAAGATAAATGTATATTATGCGAAGTTTGTTCTAAAAAATGCCCTGTAAGTGCATTAAAACTTGAGAGGTTGCCTAAATGAAAGTTAAAGAAATTATGGATAAGGAATTTATTGCTGTTAGCCCTGATATGGATATTGTTGAAGCATCCATTAAAATGGAATCACATAAAAAATTTACAACACCTGTTCTAGATGATGAGAAACATCTTATTGGATGGATCACATCGCTGGATGTTACTAGGGGTCTGAGAGACAATCATAAAAAAGTTAGAGAGATAATGCATTCCAAAGACGATATTGTACATGTAAATGAAAATGATGCTGCACGTTTGGCTGTACTTGCTGCTTCCAAGCACAAAGTAGTTAGTATACCTGTACTTGACCGTGAAGATAAGGTTGTTGGAGTTATAAGAACTTTTGATATTGTAGAAACACTTTCCAAATTATATGAAATCAAGGTATCCAAGATATTTGAGGCAATGGTTGATGAATTGAAGGGTGTTACATGGGATGAATTAATGGAAGCATCTGCAATTGTAACCAAGAGGGAAACTGGAAAACGTGTTACAGCCAAAGACTATGAACAAAGAATAAAAAATTCAACCTTTGGGGAAGCAATATGGGCTACAGGAGGACTTGAGAAGTTCTTTGTGGGTTTAATTGCCATTGGGGAACTTGTAATAGCAAGAAAAGTTGCAAAGGCCAGGAAATAATTATTTAATTTTTTTTTAATTTTCATTTTCTAATTCTAATATTTAGTTTAATATGGTTCAGTTAGTTTGGATAATCGTAATTTATTTATACAAGATCGCATAACGATTGTTATATAACAATTGTTAAAGGGATCAATTACAGGTAAATAATTGATAATTATTAATATTTTTTTCTTTAGCAAATTAGCAAAAAAAACTATCATTATAAAAAAAAGGAGGGGTTTGAAAATGAATTTTGATACACGATCTATACATGCCGGGAGAAAGCCAGACCCTATTACAGGGGCGATATCCACTTCCATATGTCAAACATCAACGTTTGCATTTGAAGACTATAACCAACCTGGAGACTACGACTACTCTAGAACGGGTAATCCGACTAGAAATGCTCTAGAAGAGGCCATTGCAAGCCTAGAAGGAGGAAACAAAGGATTTGCTTTTTAAGTGGAATGGCTGCAGTATCAACTGCTATACACCTATTAAGAGCTGGTGACCATGCAATTGTAGGTGATGATATTTATGGTGGTACACACAGACTTTTCAACGAAATAATGACCAAATATGGAATTGAATTCACATTCCTTAGAATGGATTCAAGGGAGAAAATTGAAGATGCAATCCAACCCAATACTAAAATGCTCTGGATTGAAACACCATCAAATCCACTTCTGAACATCACAGACCTTGAAATGATTGCAAATGTAGCACATGAAAACAAACTTTTAACAGTTGCAGATAACACATTTCCAAGCCCATACTTTCTAAGACCTATAGAGTATGGAATGGATCTTGTACTCCACTCAACTACTAAATACATCAATGGCCACAGCGATGTTATAGGAGGTGCAATAGTCACTACAACAGATGAACTTGCAGATGATGTGCATTTCTTATTAAATGGAATGGGAAGCAATGCTGCTCCATTTGACTCATGGCTTATACTCAGAGGTCTTAAAACTTTGCCACTCAGAATGAAAAAACATGCAGAGAATGCAATGATTATAGCTGAATTTTTAAGCGAACATCCCAAGGTATCAGAAGTTTTCTATCCTGGACTAACATCACATCCAGGTTATGAAATAGCTAAAAAACAGATGGATGGATATGGAGGGGTTGTATCATTTAAACTCAAGTCAGATGTTGCTAAATTTATAAGGGGACTGGATCTCTTTTGTCTAGCAGAATCTCTTGGAGGCGCTGATTCACTTGTTGAACACGCTGCAACCATGAGTCATGCTTCAATGAATGAATCTGCTCGTGTTAAAGCAGGTATTACAGACGATGTGATCCGACTTTCCATTGGTCTTGAGGATTATTCAGATTTAATAGAAGATCTTGCACACAGCCTTGATGCTTCATGATACATGGAGGGTTTTTTCAAACCCCCTACACATTTAAAGTTGTTTTAGGTCTTGTTTGAATCAAAAACTTTATATGTAACGATAGTTATATAACAATTGTTAATTAATGTTTTTAAAAAATATTAATATTATTGGTTGTGAAGTTCTTGGAAATAAAATATTCAGAAGGACACATTGAAAGTTTGGATATAAACCAAATATCCGTTGAGGAACTATTAAAAAATCTAGGCATCGATCCTTTAGAAGTTATTGTAAAAAGAAATGATTCAATAATTCTTGATCAAGAAATACTAGAAAATACTGATATTATACAAATTATAAGGGTTATTCACGGTAGTTAAAATAAAAGTTAGCCAATAAATAAAATAATTTTATAATTGTTGTTAAATTCAAAGATAGAATAAACAAATTTAAAACAACAATTAACAATGGAGTTTAAACATGGATAAAAATAGGCCAATAATAGTAAGATACGGCGAAATCGGAGTTAAAAGTCCTGTAGTCCGAAAGAGATTTGAAAAAAAATTAATATCAAACATTAAAAAGTTGATCGACTGTAAAATAACCATAAACCAGGGCAGAATATTTCTTTTTTCTGATGATCAAGCTAAAGCAATGGAATCTCTCAAAAAAATATTCGGAGTAGTATCCTTCAGTCCAACAATCTCTACAGAAACAAATCACGACCTAATCAAAAAAACTGTTCAAGATTATGTTAAAGATCTAATTGAAAAAGGTGAGTTTGACCCTCTAAAACCTTTTGCAGTTAAATGCAGAAGAGTTGGAACCCATGACTTTTCAAGCAGGGAAATGGCAGGATTCTGTGGTGCTGCAGTAATAGAAGTAACAAATGCACCTGTAGACCTTTCAAACCCAGAATTCAGACTGTTTATCGAAGTTAGAGATGATAAAACTTATATATTCCATGAAAAAATAAAGGGGCCAGGCGGACTACCAATAGGTACACAGGGAAGAATGATTGCATTGGTATCAGGCGGTATAGATTCCCCAGTTGCAACATATCTCATGATGAAAAGGGGATGTGACATAACCATAGTAAACTTCAACAACCACCCTTTAACTTCAGGATCCAATGAAAAAATAATCAAAATATACCAAAAACTTAAAGAATATTCATCAGGTTCCGAAATAAAGCTTTACCAAGTTAACTACGGTGATTTTCTTAAAAAATGTATGGAAGATGCACCACCTCGCATGACTTGTGTGCTATGTAAAAGTGGAATGTATCAGATTGCTGAAAAGATTGCAAAAACTGAGAAAGCATTAGCAATAATTGATGGAAGCAGTGTGGGACAGGTTGCATCACAAACACTACCCAACATACTTGCAACACGCTACTCAACATCCATGCCAGTACTCAGCCCACTTATAGGACTTGATAAGACAGAAATTTCAGAGATGGCAGAAAAAATAGGCACCTTTGAAATATCCATATTACCCGATGGAGGATGTGGTGCAGCTCCAAAACACCCTGAAACTAATGCTGTTCTTGAAAAAGTTCTAGAAGTCCAAGATAAAATCGAAATGGAAAAAGAACTGGAAAAAGTCTTATCAACACTCAACGATATCGCAGTGGAATAGTAATATTATTGAATTTTGAGTAATTTCAATACTTTTCAGCTTCATTTATTAAAAAAAATTTTTATGAGGAGGATATAAAAAAATGGCTATATTTTCAAAAGTATCAGAAAAAGATGTAACAAAGGCAATTGTATCAGAATTTGCAGATGAATTTCTTGAGTACGTGGAAAGTGATGTTATAATAGTTGGAGCAGGACCTAGTGGCCTGATAGCAGCTAAAAGACTGGCAGAAAAAGGTGTTAAAGTTCTTCTCGTAGAAAGTAACAACTATCTTGGAGGAGGATTCTGGATTGGCGGATACCTTATGAACAAATTAACGGTTCGTGAACCAGGTCAAAGAATACTTGATGAAATTGGAGTTCCCTATAAAAAGGTCCAGGAAGGACTTTATGTTGCAGATGGACCACATGCATGTTCAAAACTCATAGGTGCTGCAATGGATGCTGGTGCAAAGGTAATTAACATGACCAAATTTGATGATATTGTTATGCGAAAGGATAGAGTTGGTGGAGTAGTTATTAACTGGACACCAGTATCTGCACTTCCAAGAGCAATAACATGCGTTGACCCGGTTGCACTTGAATCTAAGATAGTTGTCGATGCAACAGGTCACGATGCGGTTGTTGTCAAATCACTTGAACAACGTGGTCTTGTTGAAATAGCAGGATTTGAAGGCATGTGGGTTGAAAAATCAGAAGATGCTGTGGTTGATAAAACCAGCGAAGTTTACCCTGGTGTATTTGTCACTGGAATGGCCGTTGCAACAACCTATGGAAGCACAAGAATGGGACCTACCTTTGGTGGTATGTTACTCTCAGGTGAAAAAGTTGCAGAACTAATCATAGTCCAGTTAAAAGTTGATGTTTCAGCTGAGTCTGAAACTGGAAAAATAAAGGGATCCAGGTAAATCAATTAAGAAATATATAATATTTTATGATAAATAGTCTAAAAAAATCTCTTACATTTAAATATCCAGTAACATCTTAGAATGATATATTTTTTGATATATGATATTTAGCAACCTTATTAATCTGCACGAGTGTAACAATGAATTCAGAGAATATTGAGCAAGAAGCCAGGGTAGT
This sequence is a window from Methanobacterium sp. SMA-27. Protein-coding genes within it:
- a CDS encoding MoaD/ThiS family protein, giving the protein MEIKYSEGHIESLDINQISVEELLKNLGIDPLEVIVKRNDSIILDQEILENTDIIQIIRVIHGS
- a CDS encoding 4Fe-4S binding protein, translating into MDIVFKKKKDALVNEVVAKSSDFEHSVEDFKAEIENCSLGQKFITISPECVRCNLCVEECPVNAIDNAKLTKPAKILENCVKCEICAQTCPVNAVKVIESTSDLDEDVTYKLNTMKVPHRTLRMEKICVDKDKCTSCGDCVKFCPTGAIKVPEGEKAVVDLDACIGCGACANVCGEDAVTVIRRMGNVFKTKDLVVDDDACVACGVCEENCPVDAIRLEDDKIIFSEDKCILCEVCSKKCPVSALKLERLPK
- the thiI gene encoding tRNA uracil 4-sulfurtransferase ThiI → MDKNRPIIVRYGEIGVKSPVVRKRFEKKLISNIKKLIDCKITINQGRIFLFSDDQAKAMESLKKIFGVVSFSPTISTETNHDLIKKTVQDYVKDLIEKGEFDPLKPFAVKCRRVGTHDFSSREMAGFCGAAVIEVTNAPVDLSNPEFRLFIEVRDDKTYIFHEKIKGPGGLPIGTQGRMIALVSGGIDSPVATYLMMKRGCDITIVNFNNHPLTSGSNEKIIKIYQKLKEYSSGSEIKLYQVNYGDFLKKCMEDAPPRMTCVLCKSGMYQIAEKIAKTEKALAIIDGSSVGQVASQTLPNILATRYSTSMPVLSPLIGLDKTEISEMAEKIGTFEISILPDGGCGAAPKHPETNAVLEKVLEVQDKIEMEKELEKVLSTLNDIAVE
- a CDS encoding HPP family protein; this encodes MKVKEIMDKEFIAVSPDMDIVEASIKMESHKKFTTPVLDDEKHLIGWITSLDVTRGLRDNHKKVREIMHSKDDIVHVNENDAARLAVLAASKHKVVSIPVLDREDKVVGVIRTFDIVETLSKLYEIKVSKIFEAMVDELKGVTWDELMEASAIVTKRETGKRVTAKDYEQRIKNSTFGEAIWATGGLEKFFVGLIAIGELVIARKVAKARK
- a CDS encoding formylmethanofuran--tetrahydromethanopterin N-formyltransferase, translated to MKKTTENIHFKVEDTYCEAFKGVCCRVIVTAEDHETVRRAAYDATSTPGTVIGRVEGGIESWLGMNQTPDGRNGAILQFWYNTDDIEKFELELSYRIRQDILVKPFTSLFDASIDPVGKIGTMKNVGHCGDGYEWEETLYGREMIVVPIAIPDFKIEREFGYMKGIMGANFWYMCSEKETVTEAGKAALNAIEEVKGVVAPFDICSAASKPETNYPWIGPTTNHPYCPSLKSVLNEVSQVPENVNYIPEIVLNGLNQKVLEEGMKVGIEAVIDFDDVSLVSAGNYNGLLGEYKIDLRSLFE
- a CDS encoding carbohydrate kinase family protein; translation: MKLDAVGFGALNMDKLFRVNRIAYEDEESYITGSSESFGGSAANTVVGLSRLGMKTGFIGKVGPDREGSLLHNNLKNENIDTKGVILTENGRSGTVNGYVDGEGQRALYVDPGVNDCIGENEVDKDYVDSTKVLHITSFVGNFNEKSIDTQKNILNEISSKVCVSFDPGRLYIERGVEFLDKFFMHTDILLINQAELNLLTTGKIEYSRISTGMTETQLNTDKIQAEYGIEIVAVKMGDNGSIVSSEGESYFTDAFDVPCLDTTGAGDAFNAGFLHGFITGESLKQSAIEGNYVASRCVTEHGATDGLPDIAKLENFINRNQIHFS
- a CDS encoding sulfide-dependent adenosine diphosphate thiazole synthase, whose protein sequence is MAIFSKVSEKDVTKAIVSEFADEFLEYVESDVIIVGAGPSGLIAAKRLAEKGVKVLLVESNNYLGGGFWIGGYLMNKLTVREPGQRILDEIGVPYKKVQEGLYVADGPHACSKLIGAAMDAGAKVINMTKFDDIVMRKDRVGGVVINWTPVSALPRAITCVDPVALESKIVVDATGHDAVVVKSLEQRGLVEIAGFEGMWVEKSEDAVVDKTSEVYPGVFVTGMAVATTYGSTRMGPTFGGMLLSGEKVAELIIVQLKVDVSAESETGKIKGSR